From Methylopila sp. M107, a single genomic window includes:
- a CDS encoding phage virion morphogenesis protein, which translates to MAGVSITIDAAALDRAIARVGALGEFDAGDLMSSIGALGESQTRRRISDEKTSPDGAAWPPNRRGGSILVETGQHLLQSVAWTSSSAEAEWGAAWEHAHVHQFGATIVPKNAERLAVPLPGGGVARPTKVVIPERPFVGLSGENRAELLELVTDFLGGLFQ; encoded by the coding sequence ATGGCCGGCGTCTCGATCACGATCGACGCGGCCGCGCTTGATCGGGCGATCGCGCGGGTCGGCGCGCTTGGCGAGTTCGACGCCGGCGACCTCATGTCGTCGATCGGAGCGCTCGGCGAGAGCCAGACACGCCGCAGGATCTCGGACGAGAAGACGTCTCCGGACGGCGCCGCGTGGCCGCCGAACCGTCGCGGCGGTTCGATCCTGGTCGAGACCGGCCAGCATCTCCTGCAGTCGGTCGCCTGGACGTCGTCGTCGGCCGAGGCCGAATGGGGGGCGGCGTGGGAGCACGCGCATGTCCACCAGTTCGGCGCCACGATCGTGCCGAAGAACGCAGAGCGCCTCGCCGTGCCGCTGCCGGGAGGGGGCGTCGCGCGGCCGACGAAGGTCGTCATTCCCGAGCGTCCCTTCGTCGGCCTCTCAGGTGAAAACCGGGCGGAGCTGCTCGAACTCGTCACAGACTTCCTTGGGGGGCTGTTCCAGTGA
- a CDS encoding DUF1320 domain-containing protein: MPTYATLADIEDRHPSELIMLAADETTGLRSDARIERALADATAQIRGVLKARYSTLELERIDADSREMLKVYAIDIALYRIALSFSRSNERIRERYEAALKRLEAIASGKGALSFDSGGGTDPTSPAGGASASPNEVLIDAPAERRFSVRRMGRL, translated from the coding sequence GTGCCGACCTACGCCACCCTTGCGGACATCGAGGACCGACATCCGAGCGAGCTCATCATGCTCGCGGCGGACGAGACCACCGGCCTGCGCTCCGATGCGCGGATCGAGCGTGCGCTCGCCGACGCGACCGCCCAGATCCGTGGCGTTCTCAAGGCGCGCTATTCGACGCTCGAACTCGAGCGGATCGACGCCGACAGCCGGGAGATGCTCAAGGTCTACGCGATCGACATCGCGCTCTATCGGATCGCGCTCTCGTTCTCCCGCTCGAACGAGCGCATCCGCGAGCGCTACGAGGCCGCGCTCAAGCGCCTCGAGGCGATTGCGTCGGGCAAGGGCGCTCTGTCTTTCGATAGCGGCGGCGGCACGGATCCGACGAGCCCCGCAGGCGGCGCCAGCGCTTCGCCCAACGAGGTGCTGATCGACGCTCCGGCTGAGCGCCGGTTCTCGGTGCGCAGGATGGGGCGGCTCTGA